Proteins from a single region of Strix uralensis isolate ZFMK-TIS-50842 chromosome 31, bStrUra1, whole genome shotgun sequence:
- the LOC141936061 gene encoding olfactory receptor 14A16-like, with the protein MSNSSSITEFLLLAFADTRELQLLHFWLFLGISLAALLGNGLIITAIACDHHLHTPMYFFLLNLSLLDLGSISTTLPKAMDNSLWDKRAISYYGCATQVFFFYFFASGEYFLLTLMSYDRYVAICKPLHYGTLLGSRACVHMAAAAWGTGFLYAVLHTANTFSLPLCQGNALDQFFCEISQILKLSCSHSYLREDQLIMVSACLFLGYFFFIVVSYVQIFKAVLRIPSNQGRHKAFSTCLPHLFVVSLFISTVMVAHLKPPSISSPLLNLVVSFLYSVVPPAVNPLIYSMRNQELKDALKKLIGRLSSAIDCQTFSANSSQRPLSKGEDRSSVYLSKINEPMISLSYIHPYHKRSGEDTHQGICSAEPGLVEGIEDTQVQERRSWLEACKRYIAQEKILDFTLFNIFLNSLEDGVEITLTILDWPNLGTRILRKTMSKVFQRSPEMSPK; encoded by the exons atgtccaacagcagctccatcactgagttcctcctcctggcattcgcagacacacgggagctgcagctcttgcacttctggctcttcctgggcatctccctggctgccctcctgggcaatggcctcatcatcaccgccatcgcctgtgaccaccacctgcacacccccatgtacttcttcctcctcaacctctccctccttgacctgggctccatctccaccactctccccaaagccatggacaattccctctgggacaaaaGGGCAATTTCCTACTATGGATGTGCCACAcaggtctttttcttctatttctttgcttcaggagagtatttccttctcactctcatgtcctacgaccgctacgttgccatctgcaaacccctgcactacgggaccctcctgggcagcagagcttgtgtccacatggcagcagctgcctggggcactgggtttctctatgctgtgctgcacacggccaacacattttcactacccctctgccaaggcaatgctctggaccagttcttctgtgaaatctcccagatcctcaagctctcctgctcacactcctacctcagggaagatcagcttatcatggttagtgcctgtttatttcttggatatttttttttcattgtggtgtcctatgtgcagatcttcaaggccgtgctgaggatcccctctaATCAGGGACgccacaaagccttttccacgtgcctcccacacctgtttgtGGTCTCCCTCTTCATCAGCACTGTTATggttgcccacctgaagcccccctccataTCCTCCCCACTTCTGAACCTAGTGgtttcatttctgtactcggtggtgcctccagcagtgaaccccctcatctacagcatgaggaaccaggaacTCAAGGATGCCCTGAAGAAACTGATTGGACGTTTGTCATCAGCCATAGACTGTcaaactttctctgcaaataGCTCCCAGC GGCCATTGTCTAAAGGAGAAGACAGGTCCTCTGTgtatttaagcaaaataaatgaaccCATGATTTCTTTGTCTTACATCCATCCTTACCACAAGAGGAGT GGTGAGGACACTCACCAGGGCATTTGtagtgcagagccagggcttgtggaagggattGAAGACActcaggtgcaggagagaagaagctg GCTGGAAGCCTGTAAAAGATACATCGCCCAGGAAAAGATACTGGATTTCAccctgttcaacatcttcctcaATTCTCTGGAGGACGGGgttgaaatcaccctcacaat